CTGGTTTGTGACGGCGAATTCCGATGAGCGGTACTCGATATACCCGGCCAGAAACGCGATGCCGAAAAGGACCGCAATGACGAGAAACACGCTGGTGCCGGCATCGGATACATAGTCGGCGGAGGACATCGCCGACCACAGGGCGGCCAAGACAACCGTCGCGAGGACGGGACCGGCGAACAGGATCCAGTGAAGCCTGGTCCGATAGATGACGACCTCTTCGGGCATCAGGTTTGCATCGACGTAGTTCACGCTTGTCCCTGTCTGCTTGTGAAATGCGGCTCCGGTAACACGCACAGTACCCGTGCCCTGCTCCCCATTCAATCCTCTGCCCTTCGCAGCGAGGGGCATGGGCACGCGTGCGCTGGACCGCCGGATCAAGTCCACTCGCCTTGCGGGGCAACCCTGCCGTCCAGACGCATGATGCGCCGGATCAGGATTGCCCGCACTATACCGCCAGAACCCCGCCCTCTCAAGTCGCTCCCCCCGCCGATTCCGATGTCGCCCATCGCTCCCCCGCACGGTCATGGCACCCGTGCCGCGCAGCACCGCCCCATCGCTGCCCCACCACACCACAGCACCGCACCGCACCGCACCCGCATCGCCTCAGCACCCCAAGAAGGACATCCCGATGCCCCCCCACCTCGGCCCCAACGCCCACAGCACCCTCACCGCCCAAAACGTCGGCACCGAAAACGCCACGTTCCTCGTCGCCGCCGGGCCACACGCGGGAACCGGCACCACATCGCCGATCGACCGCATCGTCCAGTCCGTCTTCCCCGGCAGCGCGTTCCGCGACGCGCTGCCCTCCGCCCACGGCCTCCCGCCGGGCGACTACGCCGTACGGATCTCCACCGACCGCCCGACGGCGGCCGTGGCGCGGCTGTCGTGGGGCGATGGGCGGCGGGTGATGTACCGCGATGTTGAAGCGAGCACGGACGTCATCCTGCCGCTCGTGCTCGCGAAGTCCTACGGCCAGACGTCGCGCATCGCCATTCAGAACACCGATCCGGACCGCCCGACGCGGGTGACGATGACGCTCTGGCCGAGCGGCGGCGCCACGCCGACTTGGGAGAAGCCCTTCGACGTCCCGGCCGGTTCGGCGATCGTCCTCGAGCTCGGGCGCGACTGGACCTGGCCACCGTTCGCCGGCTCGGCGCGCCTGGTGAGTCACGACGCGCCGATCGCCGTCGCCTCGGTCGTCGAGCTCGACTGGAGCGACAGGGGCGCCTACGCCGTCTCCGGCGTACCTGCCGAACGGGCAGCGCGCACGCTCTACGCGCCGCTCGTCCGCAAGATGTACATGGACTTCGACCAGCGCACGCGCTCCACCGGAATCTCGGTCGTGAACCCGTCGGCCGCACAGGTGCAGGTGCGCGCCGAGTACCGCGGTACCTCGCCGGCCTGCCACGACCTCACCGCGACCGAGCAGCCGGTGACCTTGCCCGGGCACGGCACGTTGGTCTTCTACCAACCCGTGCACGCGGCCCTGCCGATCCACTGCCAGGGCGCGGCCGTCCTCGAGGCCGACGGCCCGATCCTGGCCGTCGTGAACCATGGCGACGACAAGACCGTCCAGTCCGCCGCCTACCCGGCGCTCGGCGCCGACGAGGCAGCCAAGACCGTCGCCGTCCCCGAGTTCATGCTCGACTACGGCCCGGACCGCTTGTACAGCACGGCCACCGTCATGAACGTCGGCGCCGTGACCGCAACGATCGACTTCGCCTATTGGCGCGAGGGCGACGCCGCCCGCCTCCCGTGCGGCGCACCGTGCCGCTACGACGTGCCGCCCTACGAGTCCGTCACCTATGACCGGTCCCAGCTGCACCCGTCCCACCGCGGCACCCGCGGCTCCGGCCTCGTCACGAGCGACCAGCCCGTCGTCGTCGTCGTGTCCGAGACGAGCGACACCGGCAGCGTCGACGCCGCCAGCTACGTCGGGATCCCCCTCGACGCGCCCCGGCTCGGCGGGACGGCCACGCCCGCGCCGCGAGAGCGGTACGTGCCGTGGCTTGCGGGGGGTGAGCCGGGAGGGACGAGAGCACAGGTGTACTTGCCGATCGGATGGCGGTAGGCGGCTGGCGTTAGGCGAGGCGGTCGGCCGGATGGCGGTCGGCCGAACCAGCCGCTGTCGAGCGGGCGAGACGGGGCGGAGACCAAGGCGTCCAGCGCGCTTGCGTCAGCCCGCCCCAAACTCCAACACGAAGTGCCGCTCCCCCACGAACTCCCCCTCCCAACACAACGCCCGCGGCTCGTGCCCCCACTCCCGAAACCCCGCCCTCCTATACAGCCGCTCCGCCCCCTCCGCCGCCTCCGTCGCCGACAGGCCCACCTGGATCACCCCGTCCCACCCCCGCGCCCGCTCGACTGCCCCCGCCACCAGTGCCGCGCCGACGCCGGCCCGGCGGTACGCGGGCATTACGTACATGCCCCAGATGTAGGCGCGATGTCGTGCCTTGGCCTCCTGTTCGCGGATGACCCCGAGCATCCCCACCAGTCGATCCCCGTCGAACGCCCCGATCACCGCCGCGGCATCGTCGTCCGCCAGCGACGCGCGCATGTACGCCTCCGACCCGCCGCGCCCGTCGTCCTCGGGCGACGAGCCGAAAACCAGCGGCGCCGTTTCGAGCGCCTCCCGGCGCAGCGGGATCAGCGCCGGGACGTCGTCGGGGACGAGTGGTCGGATCGTGACGCCCGTCCCATGCATCCCGTCCGGCGTGCCCGACGCACCCGTCACGGCCGTCACGACGCCCGCCCCCGCCCGATCGCCCCCAAGTGCGTCGCCCCGAACCCCGTCGCGTACTTCAATCCGAAGCCGATCGCGCGGTCCATCCCGATGTGCGCCGCCCAGATCAACCCTGCCCCCGTCACCCACTGCGGGAACGTCCCCGCCAACAGCACGCCCGCCGCGATGCACGCCGCCGCACCGACATACGAATGCGCCGCGTTGTACGCCGCCGCCCCGGCCCGGGGCCCAGCAAGATAGCCGAGGAACGACACGTCGGGCACCAGGAAGAACAGCGCAAACGTGCCCCAGCCGAGGCCGAACCGGCCGTACGCCAGCGCCGCCGCCACCAGCACCAACAGACCCTCAAGTCGCAGCACCGTCCGCACGCCGCCGGTGACCGCACCGTTCGCCGCTCCGTTCATCGCCATCCTTGACCTCCGTCTGATACCCGCACCGCCACCCCAAAGTGATCCGACACCCCCCGCAACTCCGATCGCGCCCCGTCCGGCCACCGCCACGCCGCCCCCGCTCGCCATCGCGCCCTCGTCGATTCCGATTCCGATGCCAGTGTCGACGGCTTCGGCATGCAGATGTGGTCGATGCACGCCGCCCCCTGCATCTCCGGCCCCGCCCCCCGCCGCACCGGATCCCCGTCGCCCCCCGTCACCGCGATGAGCCCGGCGCTGCCCAATGCTTCCAACAACAGCCGCCGGTTCGCGCGCGAGCCATAGTAGTGGGGCGGGCCATCGACCAAGTCCTGGTTCAGGTCGCCCAGCACGAACAAGTCGTCCTTGGGATACGCGGCCCGCAACGCCCGCCAGTCCGCCGCCTGCGTCTCGAGCGCCGCCGCGAACGCCCCGTCGCGCCACGGAATGTCCCGCCACACGCTGCCGATCCACGGCAGGACGGTGCCGTAGACGATGAGGCCGCGTTCGCCGTCCGTGCCTGCCGATGCCGACGCTTCTCGCGACCCCACCTCCGACTCCACGATCACCCGCGCCGCCACCGCCCGCTCCGGATCCCCCGTCGCCGCCAGCCGCTCGATCGGCCACCGCGACCAGATCGTCACCCACCGCTCGCCCGGCCAGTGCGCCCGGTCCGTGCCGGTCGTCGACACCGCCGCGTACCCGTCGCCCGGCGTGATCGAATCGTGCGTCTCGGTCAGCACCCAGACGTCCGCGGCCACGCGGTCGATGTGCTGCCGGAGCGTCGCCGAGCGCGCATTGGGCTGGGCGGCGGGGCGGCGGAGGTTCCAGGTGGCGAGGGTGAGCGTCGGCAATCGAGCCTCCTCAGTCAGCCCGCCCTTCTCTGTGAAGACATCGGCGTGCGGACCGTTCAAGGTACTACCGTGTACTCGAACCCCGTACACATGTGTACTTGGGCCCAGTTCACATGTGTACTTGGCGAAGTACACAAGGGTACTGTCACGCACTTCACATGTGGAGTTGAGCAGCGCCGTCCCATTGACCACCCCCGATCCACGTCGATATACTCGCCGTCCACCCCGCCCACCCCACCCCACCCGCGTGCGCCCATCGCACGCCCCCGAGGAGGCGCGACGATGCGGATCCGCCGGTTCACCACCACCCTGGCCACCGGCGCCCTCGCGCTCGGCCTGCTCGCCGTCGCCGCCTGCACGGGCGCCGACCCCGACGCCCCCGCCGATGCCCCGGCGGCCGACGCCCCCGCCGCGCCCGGAGAGGCCGGCGCCGGCTCGTCGATCACGACGACGGGCGCCACGACATCGTCCCTCCCGGCCGACACAGGCGTGACGACGGCGGGCGCATCCGCCGACGCATCGGCCGCTCCCGCCCCGGCCTCATCGGGCGCCCTCCTCGCCACCGTCCGCCAGCGCGGTCGCCTCAACTGCGGCGTCCAGGACAAGCTCCCCGGCTTCGGCTACCTCGACCCAAGCGGCGAGTACAAGGGCTTCGACGTTGACTTCTGCCGCGCCATCGCCGCCGCCGTGCTGGGCGACGCGGCCGCCGTCGACTTCACGCCGCTCACCGCGCAGCAGCGGTTCACGGCGCTCCAGACCGGCGAGGTCGACGTCCTCGTGCGCAACACCACGTTCACGCTCGCGCGCGACACCCAGAACGGCCTGGACTTCAGCCCGACGACGTTTTACGACGGCCAGGGCATGATGGTCCGCGCCGACCTGAACGTCGACAGCCTGGCTGGCCTGGACGGCGCCAACATCTGCGTCGGCTCCGGCACGACGACCGAGAAGAATCTGGGCGACGCGATGCGCAAGGCCGGCGCGGCGTTCACGCCCGTCGTCCTCGAGGACACGGACCAGGTCTTCAGCGCCTACGACGGCGGCCGCTGCGATGCCGTCACCAGCGACAAGTCCCAGCTCGCCTCGCGCCAGACGACGCTTGCCGACCCGACGGCCCACGT
This genomic stretch from Candidatus Avedoeria danica harbors:
- a CDS encoding GNAT family N-acetyltransferase, whose translation is MTAVTGASGTPDGMHGTGVTIRPLVPDDVPALIPLRREALETAPLVFGSSPEDDGRGGSEAYMRASLADDDAAAVIGAFDGDRLVGMLGVIREQEAKARHRAYIWGMYVMPAYRRAGVGAALVAGAVERARGWDGVIQVGLSATEAAEGAERLYRRAGFREWGHEPRALCWEGEFVGERHFVLEFGAG
- a CDS encoding DUF4260 family protein translates to MAMNGAANGAVTGGVRTVLRLEGLLVLVAAALAYGRFGLGWGTFALFFLVPDVSFLGYLAGPRAGAAAYNAAHSYVGAAACIAAGVLLAGTFPQWVTGAGLIWAAHIGMDRAIGFGLKYATGFGATHLGAIGRGRAS
- a CDS encoding endonuclease/exonuclease/phosphatase family protein; its protein translation is MPTLTLATWNLRRPAAQPNARSATLRQHIDRVAADVWVLTETHDSITPGDGYAAVSTTGTDRAHWPGERWVTIWSRWPIERLAATGDPERAVAARVIVESEVGSREASASAGTDGERGLIVYGTVLPWIGSVWRDIPWRDGAFAAALETQAADWRALRAAYPKDDLFVLGDLNQDLVDGPPHYYGSRANRRLLLEALGSAGLIAVTGGDGDPVRRGAGPEMQGAACIDHICMPKPSTLASESESTRARWRAGAAWRWPDGARSELRGVSDHFGVAVRVSDGGQGWR
- a CDS encoding amino acid ABC transporter substrate-binding protein, whose amino-acid sequence is MRIRRFTTTLATGALALGLLAVAACTGADPDAPADAPAADAPAAPGEAGAGSSITTTGATTSSLPADTGVTTAGASADASAAPAPASSGALLATVRQRGRLNCGVQDKLPGFGYLDPSGEYKGFDVDFCRAIAAAVLGDAAAVDFTPLTAQQRFTALQTGEVDVLVRNTTFTLARDTQNGLDFSPTTFYDGQGMMVRADLNVDSLAGLDGANICVGSGTTTEKNLGDAMRKAGAAFTPVVLEDTDQVFSAYDGGRCDAVTSDKSQLASRQTTLADPTAHVILDLTLSKEPLGPAVLQGDAQWADAVNWVVYGVIAAEEFGITSQNVDTFLTSEDPEIRRLLGVEDALGEGLGLTNDFMVGVIRAVGNYAEIYDRNLGPDTPFKLPRGANRLWTEGGLLYSPPFR